In one Clupea harengus unplaced genomic scaffold, Ch_v2.0.2, whole genome shotgun sequence genomic region, the following are encoded:
- the LOC105911178 gene encoding uncharacterized protein LOC105911178 isoform X1 gives MDPTMTATPREVLRNTLDNLTGAEFKRFKHYLQDQGQIAWGKLEKADTDDTVDLMVQVYSTGAGDIMLSILKKIKHNQLDLERDLGRCLFRGDGGVKADITAHSGGIVNAPALSRGSPMLQQGGDFNAAEKIKSLNPRLQEHLKQRFSVVHQESGVSSVQDIYTDLHIVEGRTGEVSTNNMSQIGRGPSSSDKPQTHRPVSPVPSCVSMKSDRSMGRPPNFSSGPPQSDPKSVVSYYI, from the exons ATGGACCCCACAATGACGGCAACTCCGAGGGAAGTGCTGAGGAACACTCTGGACAACCTCACAGGGGCCGAATTTAAGAGGTTTAAGCACTACCTTCAGGACCAGGGCCAAATCGCATGGGGAAAGCTGGAGAAGGCCGACACAGACGACACTGTGGACTTGATGGTGCAGGTGTACAGCACGGGAGCTGGGGACATCATGCTGTCCATTTTGAAGAAGATTAAACACAACCAGTTGGACTTGGAGAGAGATCTgggaagat GTCTGTTCAGAGGGGATGGTGGGGTCAAAGCGGACATCACTGCTCACTCTGGAGGGATAGTGAACGCCCCAGCCTTGAGCAGAGGATCACCCATGCTACAACAAGGAGGGG ATTTCAATGCAGCAGAGAAGATTAAATCACTAAACCCGAGGCTTCAGGAGCACCTGAAACAAAGGTTTTCTGTTGTACATCAAGAGTCTGGAGTTTCTAGTGTACAAGATATCTACACTGACCTTCACATTGTAGAGGGCCGCACAGGTGAAGTGTCGACAAATAACATGAGCCAGATTGGGAGAGGACCAAGCTCTTCAGATAA gccacagacacacagaccagtgtctccagtgcccagctgtgtgtctatgaagagtgaccggtccaTGGGACGCCCTcccaatttcagcagtggaccaccacaATCTGATCCAAAGTCAGTTGTCAGCTATTATATTTGA
- the LOC105911178 gene encoding uncharacterized protein LOC105911178 isoform X2 translates to MDPTMTATPREVLRNTLDNLTGAEFKRFKHYLQDQGQIAWGKLEKADTDDTVDLMVQVYSTGAGDIMLSILKKIKHNQLDLERDLGRCLFRGDGGVKADITAHSGGIVNAPALSRGSPMLQQGGDFNAAEKIKSLNPRLQEHLKQRFSVVHQESGVSSVQDIYTDLHIVEGRTGEVSTNNMSQIGRGPSSSDKQVKLANYI, encoded by the exons ATGGACCCCACAATGACGGCAACTCCGAGGGAAGTGCTGAGGAACACTCTGGACAACCTCACAGGGGCCGAATTTAAGAGGTTTAAGCACTACCTTCAGGACCAGGGCCAAATCGCATGGGGAAAGCTGGAGAAGGCCGACACAGACGACACTGTGGACTTGATGGTGCAGGTGTACAGCACGGGAGCTGGGGACATCATGCTGTCCATTTTGAAGAAGATTAAACACAACCAGTTGGACTTGGAGAGAGATCTgggaagat GTCTGTTCAGAGGGGATGGTGGGGTCAAAGCGGACATCACTGCTCACTCTGGAGGGATAGTGAACGCCCCAGCCTTGAGCAGAGGATCACCCATGCTACAACAAGGAGGGG ATTTCAATGCAGCAGAGAAGATTAAATCACTAAACCCGAGGCTTCAGGAGCACCTGAAACAAAGGTTTTCTGTTGTACATCAAGAGTCTGGAGTTTCTAGTGTACAAGATATCTACACTGACCTTCACATTGTAGAGGGCCGCACAGGTGAAGTGTCGACAAATAACATGAGCCAGATTGGGAGAGGACCAAGCTCTTCAGATAAGCAAGTCAAGTTGGCAAATTATATTtga